From a single Onychomys torridus chromosome 9, mOncTor1.1, whole genome shotgun sequence genomic region:
- the Cln5 gene encoding ceroid-lipofuscinosis neuronal protein 5 isoform X1, translated as MARAGRRGAGWCWALALLGLAAALRASPTSGRRWPVPYKRFSFRPKPDPYCQAKYTFCPTGSPIPVMKDNDIIEVLRLQAPVWEFKYGDLLGHFKIMHDAIGFRSTLTGKNYTMEWYELFQLGNCTFPHLRPEMDAPFWCNQGAACFFEGIDDQHWKENGTLALVATMTGNTFNKMAEWVKQDNETGIYYETWTVQASPGKGAETWFESFDCSKFVLRTYEKLAEFGAEFKKIETNYTRVFLYSGEPAYLGNETSIFGPKGNKTLASVIKKFYDPFKPRLSTKEFLLSLLKVFDSVIMRREFYLFYNFEYWFLPMKFPFVKITYEEIPLPTRRNLPDL; from the exons ATGGCGCGCGCGGGGCGACGCGGAGCGGGCTGGTGCTGGGCGCTGGCGCTGCTCGGGCTGGCGGCGGCTCTGCGCGCGTCCCCGACGTCGGGGCGCCGCTGGCCGGTGCCCTACAA acGCTTCTCTTTCCGTCCGAAGCCAGACCCCTACTGTCAGGCTAAGTATACCTTCTGTCCTACTGGCTCACCCATCCCAGTTATGAAGGACAATGACATCATCGAAGTCTTAAGACTACAAGCCCCTGTTTGGGAATTTAAATATGGAGACCTCCTGGGACACTTT AAAATTATGCATGATGCTATCGGCTTCAGGAGTACGCTGACTGGCAAGAACTACACAATGGAATGGTATGAGCTTTTTCAGCTTGGCAACTGTACTTTTCCTCACCTTCGACCCGAAATGGATGCTCCATTCTGGTGTAACCAAGGAGCAGCCTGCTTTTTTGAAGGAATTGATGATCAACACTGGAAGGAAAATGGGACATTAGCTCTAGTCGCGACCATGACCG GAAACACATTTAACAAAATGGCAGAGTGGGTGAAGCAGGACAATGAAACAGGGATTTATTATGAGACATGGACGGTCCAGGCCAGCCCAGGGAAAGGGGCCGAGACATGGTTTGAATCCTTCGACTGTTCGAAATTTGTGTTAAGGACGTATGAGAAATTGGCAGAATTTGGAGCAGAATTCAAGAAGATAGAAACAAACTATACAAGAGTATTTCTTTACAGTGGAGAACCTGCTTACTTGGGAAATGAAACATCTATTTTTGGGCCAAAAGGAAACAAGACTCTTGCTTCAGTCATAAAAAAATTTTATGACCCCTTCAAACCACGCTTGTCAACCAAAGAATTTCTGTTGAGTCTCTTGAAAGTTTTTGATTCAGTGATTATGCGCAGAGAGTTCTACCTGTTTTATAACTTTGAATATTGGTTCCTACCTATGAAATTCCCCTTTGTCAAAATAACCTATGAGGAAATCCCTTTACCTACCAGACGTAACCTCCCTGACTTGTGA
- the Cln5 gene encoding ceroid-lipofuscinosis neuronal protein 5 isoform X2 — protein sequence MKDNDIIEVLRLQAPVWEFKYGDLLGHFKIMHDAIGFRSTLTGKNYTMEWYELFQLGNCTFPHLRPEMDAPFWCNQGAACFFEGIDDQHWKENGTLALVATMTGNTFNKMAEWVKQDNETGIYYETWTVQASPGKGAETWFESFDCSKFVLRTYEKLAEFGAEFKKIETNYTRVFLYSGEPAYLGNETSIFGPKGNKTLASVIKKFYDPFKPRLSTKEFLLSLLKVFDSVIMRREFYLFYNFEYWFLPMKFPFVKITYEEIPLPTRRNLPDL from the exons ATGAAGGACAATGACATCATCGAAGTCTTAAGACTACAAGCCCCTGTTTGGGAATTTAAATATGGAGACCTCCTGGGACACTTT AAAATTATGCATGATGCTATCGGCTTCAGGAGTACGCTGACTGGCAAGAACTACACAATGGAATGGTATGAGCTTTTTCAGCTTGGCAACTGTACTTTTCCTCACCTTCGACCCGAAATGGATGCTCCATTCTGGTGTAACCAAGGAGCAGCCTGCTTTTTTGAAGGAATTGATGATCAACACTGGAAGGAAAATGGGACATTAGCTCTAGTCGCGACCATGACCG GAAACACATTTAACAAAATGGCAGAGTGGGTGAAGCAGGACAATGAAACAGGGATTTATTATGAGACATGGACGGTCCAGGCCAGCCCAGGGAAAGGGGCCGAGACATGGTTTGAATCCTTCGACTGTTCGAAATTTGTGTTAAGGACGTATGAGAAATTGGCAGAATTTGGAGCAGAATTCAAGAAGATAGAAACAAACTATACAAGAGTATTTCTTTACAGTGGAGAACCTGCTTACTTGGGAAATGAAACATCTATTTTTGGGCCAAAAGGAAACAAGACTCTTGCTTCAGTCATAAAAAAATTTTATGACCCCTTCAAACCACGCTTGTCAACCAAAGAATTTCTGTTGAGTCTCTTGAAAGTTTTTGATTCAGTGATTATGCGCAGAGAGTTCTACCTGTTTTATAACTTTGAATATTGGTTCCTACCTATGAAATTCCCCTTTGTCAAAATAACCTATGAGGAAATCCCTTTACCTACCAGACGTAACCTCCCTGACTTGTGA